A single window of Rubripirellula lacrimiformis DNA harbors:
- a CDS encoding type VI secretion system protein, with amino-acid sequence MSDDAKPSLAQRVKSRLELSLAAMVALLVGTFLLCLALVAWLVYSIDPTRIAWGDYMTLGRSVGLLVLWGLSCAVTYWTVRIWMNEVPPGDVRVRQGWNAGTKLLARHGIGLSELPCFVVLGCETRHQQDALMGSDGFTVTHPSSGAAPAIDWHVTEERILIFCRDIGVYGGLLRSGDKRAGTGSPTNQLSFVDADGRSRVRASVDDPGVQDSAAPTNQDDHPSKHELDSEHQQPGDVERGGEDDPVASEESELGKDAFESDDLGDDNDGHSNIGPDSVAIASPRAKTKITGTKSATMTSAMRTLDHARSLVLDAQSITPETVPARSIPDSLSSTKTSACQEQMAEFCACLRSERFPHAPINGTLVLVDSDAITDRSSTSSESGRILGRAIRSDLDQMQAELGIASPVTMMVTENDHADDYHELQRRLRMVEQETSLPLGRAFVSEEIPTVDAMNGLATDAIRMMESRVQTVFQTPRSLSQPQNYRLVRLLIQCRRWHTSLRSLLVESCAVATVSQPQAVHAVNPTGDPGIVSGMFVASTAAGTSGGSSKMGCFFEPVLRHMVDQQNHLAWTSSERQRCRRHRNVVNAIILVTAVLLAMLLAQLFWLFWA; translated from the coding sequence GACGTAGCGTCGGCCTATTGGTCCTGTGGGGACTCTCCTGTGCCGTTACCTACTGGACGGTACGGATTTGGATGAACGAGGTCCCGCCTGGCGATGTGCGAGTTCGCCAAGGTTGGAACGCCGGAACCAAATTACTGGCTCGACACGGCATCGGGCTATCCGAACTTCCCTGCTTTGTGGTCCTTGGCTGCGAAACGCGACATCAACAGGATGCGTTGATGGGCAGCGACGGGTTTACCGTAACCCACCCATCATCCGGTGCTGCGCCTGCAATCGATTGGCATGTGACCGAAGAACGGATCTTGATCTTCTGTCGCGACATCGGCGTGTATGGCGGTCTGCTTCGCAGTGGCGACAAACGTGCCGGCACTGGATCCCCAACAAACCAACTTTCTTTCGTTGATGCCGATGGCCGAAGTCGCGTTCGCGCATCGGTTGATGATCCAGGAGTGCAAGATTCCGCCGCACCGACAAACCAGGATGACCATCCATCCAAACATGAACTGGATTCCGAACATCAACAGCCCGGTGACGTTGAACGGGGCGGCGAAGATGATCCCGTTGCCAGCGAAGAATCGGAACTGGGAAAGGATGCGTTCGAATCTGACGACCTAGGGGACGACAACGACGGACACTCCAACATCGGACCTGATTCGGTTGCCATCGCATCGCCGCGTGCCAAGACCAAAATCACTGGTACAAAATCAGCTACCATGACCAGCGCGATGCGGACACTCGACCACGCCCGTTCGCTGGTCCTGGACGCCCAATCGATCACGCCGGAAACCGTTCCTGCGCGTTCAATCCCCGACTCGCTTTCGTCGACCAAGACATCCGCATGCCAGGAACAGATGGCGGAATTCTGTGCTTGCCTGCGATCTGAACGCTTTCCTCATGCCCCCATCAACGGCACGTTGGTGCTGGTCGACTCCGACGCGATCACCGACCGCAGTTCGACGTCAAGTGAATCGGGGCGAATCCTGGGGCGTGCGATACGCAGCGACCTGGATCAAATGCAGGCCGAACTGGGGATCGCAAGTCCGGTCACGATGATGGTCACCGAAAACGATCACGCCGATGACTATCACGAATTGCAGCGGCGACTGCGGATGGTCGAACAGGAAACATCGCTACCGCTGGGCCGCGCGTTCGTGTCCGAAGAAATCCCCACCGTGGACGCGATGAACGGACTTGCGACCGACGCCATCCGAATGATGGAATCTCGCGTGCAGACGGTGTTCCAGACGCCTCGATCGTTGAGCCAGCCCCAGAACTACCGACTGGTACGCCTGTTGATCCAATGCCGGCGTTGGCACACGTCACTGCGCAGTTTGTTGGTGGAAAGCTGCGCCGTTGCCACGGTATCGCAGCCCCAAGCGGTTCATGCAGTCAATCCAACGGGCGACCCAGGAATCGTCAGCGGCATGTTCGTCGCTTCGACCGCGGCGGGTACATCGGGCGGCTCGTCCAAGATGGGTTGCTTCTTTGAACCAGTCCTTCGTCACATGGTCGACCAACAGAATCATCTGGCTTGGACATCGAGCGAACGACAACGCTGCCGTCGACACCGCAACGTCGTCAATGCGATCATCCTGGTAACCGCCGTCTTGCTAGCCATGCTGCTGGCTCAACTGTTCTGGTTGTTCTGGGCCTAA